A DNA window from Deltaproteobacteria bacterium contains the following coding sequences:
- a CDS encoding toxin HicA, with amino-acid sequence MIALALSCVVLENLANPKNVKFKDLLNICIRYFGEPRISGSHHIFKMPWFGNPRINLQCDGKMAKPYQVKQVIGAIKKLEEMKK; translated from the coding sequence ATGATAGCATTAGCGCTATCATGCGTTGTGCTGGAGAATTTGGCGAATCCAAAGAATGTAAAATTTAAAGACCTGCTGAATATTTGCATTCGATACTTTGGAGAACCAAGAATCAGCGGGAGCCATCATATTTTTAAGATGCCGTGGTTTGGCAACCCAAGAATTAACCTGCAATGTGATGGCAAAATGGCCAAACCCTATCAGGTCAAGCAAGTGATTGGGGCCATTAAGAAGCTGGAGGAAATGAAAAAATGA
- a CDS encoding toxin-antitoxin system HicB family antitoxin: MDKYTYRVEWSEEDDTHIATCLELPTLKAHGKTMELAIKAVKKAVSATLKWMKDDKEEIPEPFSTRQFKGNLTLRTSPEVHRQLATHAAEQGVSINQYILSRVME; this comes from the coding sequence ATCGATAAATATACGTACCGTGTTGAATGGTCCGAGGAGGATGATACTCATATTGCAACCTGTCTTGAATTACCGACTCTTAAAGCGCATGGCAAAACTATGGAATTAGCGATTAAGGCCGTCAAAAAAGCAGTATCGGCAACGCTGAAATGGATGAAAGACGACAAAGAAGAAATCCCAGAGCCTTTTTCAACGAGACAATTTAAAGGCAACTTAACGCTCAGAACTTCCCCAGAAGTGCATAGGCAGCTGGCCACCCATGCTGCTGAGCAGGGAGTGTCGATTAATCAATACATCCTCTCAAGAGTGATGGAATAA